In the Pseudoliparis swirei isolate HS2019 ecotype Mariana Trench chromosome 21, NWPU_hadal_v1, whole genome shotgun sequence genome, one interval contains:
- the faah2b gene encoding fatty-acid amide hydrolase 2-B translates to MALTRLEKAQVWLLKAVTGLLYALFWLLSPREEEKKKKKLPPVRDPLLLASATQLAKKIRRKEVSSVQVVRAYIDRIQEVNPFLNAVIKDRFDAALQEATQVDKLIEEETGGEEVLEDRLPFLGVPLSVKEAFAVQGMPFTSGLISRKGVLATVDSAPVALLKRAGAIPMGVTNTSELCMWCESNNHLHGITCNPYDFDRIPGGSSGGEGSILGGAGAVIGIGSDIGGSIRMPCFFNGIFGHKTTPGVVSIENHYPSASGRQAEYCSGGPMCRYAEDLLPMLRIMAGPNACMLSLDRKVDLKTLRFFTVPHDGGSAFTYPVSRELVDIQRKVVERLEADLGVAVQEVRFHELRYGFQIWETYMGLPDKEGKPPKLFSEMIGEPGQPVWPVWELLKWTVGKSEHTMAAIGLALMEMARATKPSAFIIQQKEKLQKEMDELLGTDGVFFYPSHPRVAPKHHHLLFRATDCAYTGVLNILGLPVTQCPLGLSQEGLPMGLQVGAGKLQDRLTLEVALYLEKAFGGWRDPGAD, encoded by the exons ATGGCCCTGACCCGGCTGGAGAAGGCTCAGGTGTGGCTCCTGAAGGCGGTCACTGGGCTCCTGTACGCGCTGTTCTGGCTGCTGTCGCCtcgcgaggaggagaagaagaagaagaagctgccgCCGGTCCGCGACCCTTTGCTGCTCGCGTCTGCGACGCAGCTCGCCAAGAAGATCCGGAGAAAAGAG gtGTCGAGTGTGCAGGTGGTGCGAGCTTACATCGACAGGATCCAGGAAGTGAACCCTTTTCTGAACGCTGTGATCAAAGACAG GTTCGATGCCGCCCTCCAGGAGGCGACGCAGGTCGACAAGCTGATTGAGGAGGAgaccggaggagaggaggtgctggaggACCGACTGCCTTTCCTGGGGGTCCCGCTCTCGGTCAAAGAGGCCTTTGCAGTCCAGG GCATGCCCTTCACCTCGGGCCTGATCTCCAGGAAAGGCGTGCTGGCCACCGTGGACTCCGCTCCGGTGGCCCTGCTGAAGCGAGCGGGCGCCATCCCGATGGGCGTCACCAACACCAGCGAGCTGTGCATGTGGTGCGAGTCCAACAACCACCTCCACGGCATCACCTGCAACCCGTACGACTTCGACAGGATCCCGGgaggaagctcag GTGGAGAGGGCAGCATACTGGGAGGAGCCGGCGCCGTCATCGGCATCGGCTCCGACATCGGCGGCAGCATCCGCATGCCCTGCTTCTTCAATGGGATATTTGGCCATAAAACCACACCTG GCGTGGTGTCgatagagaaccactacccttCTGCCTCCGGAAGACAAGCCGAGTACTGCAGCGGCGGCCCCATGTGCCGCTACGCCGAGGACCTGCTGCCGATGCTGAGGATCATGGCGGGACCTAACGCTTGCAT GTTGTCCTTGGACAGGAAGGTCGACCTGAAGACGCTGCGGTTCTTCACCGTCCCTCACGACGGCGGCTCCGCGTTCACGTACCCGGTCAGCAGAGAGCTCGTCGACATCCAGAGGAAG gtggtggAGCGCCTGGAGGCCGACCTCGGAGTGGCCGTCCAAGAAGTGCGTTTCCACGAGCTCCGCTACGGCTTCCAGATCTGGGAAACCTACATGGGTCTCCCCGACAAGGAGGGCAAg CCTCCGAAGCTATTTTCTGAGATGATCGGGGAACCCGGGCAGCCAGTGTGGCCGGTTTGGGAGCTGCTGAAATGGACCGTGGGCAAATCGGAGCACACCATGGCGGCGATCG GTTTGGCCCTGATGGAGATGGCCCGTGCCACCAAACCCTCGGCCTTCATCATTCAGCAGAAGGAGAAGCTGCAGAAGGAGATGGACGAGCTGCTGGGCACCGACGGGGTTTTTTTCTACCCCTCTCACCCGAGGGTGGCTCCCAAGCACCACCACCTGCTCTTCCGTGCCACTGACTGCGCCTACACGg GTGTACTCAACATCCTCGGGCTGCCGGTCACCCAGTGCCCGCTGGGTCTGAGCCAGGAAGGTCTGCCCATGGGGCTGCAGGTCGGCGCCGGGAAGCTGCAGGACCGCCTGACCCTCGAGGTGGCGCTCTACCTGGAGAAGGCGTTCGGGGGCTGGAGGGACCCCGGGGCCGACTGA